The following are from one region of the Salvia hispanica cultivar TCC Black 2014 chromosome 1, UniMelb_Shisp_WGS_1.0, whole genome shotgun sequence genome:
- the LOC125219538 gene encoding protein argonaute 1: protein MARKRRTELPGGESSESQEGAGRGGAQNPPAQQQPQPQLQQTQQQGGYQGGGRGWAPQRGAYGGRGGGRTAPQQYYGGPPDYQQGQGRGGQQYGGGQQHGRGGASRRGAFVGGREAPSAGGPSRPPAPELHQATQSPHQAVMTKPASYGRPVETFPGASSSTQAPDPPQVSEVTEQIQDLSIQQEVAPGRDMQPASSKSLRFPMRPGKGNYGTRCVVKANHFFAELPDKDLHQYDVSITPEVTSRGVNRAVMKQLVTSYQESHLGRRLPAYDGRKSLYTAGPLPFVSKEFKITLLDEEDAPGGARREREFKVVIKFAARADLHHLGMFLQGRQADAPQEALQVLDIVLRELPTSSYTPVGRSFYDPRLGQRQPLGEGLESWRGFYQSIRPTQMGLSLNIDMSSTAFIEPLPVIDFVAQLLNRDVSARPLSDADRVKIKKALRGVKVEVTHRGNMRRKYRISGLTSQATRELTFPVDERGTMKSVVEYFQETYGFVIQHTQWPCLQVGNTQRPNYLPMEVCKIVQGQRYSKRLNERQITALLKVTCQRPQDREKDILQTVKHNAYANDPYAKEFGINISNTLAQVEARVLPAPWLKYHDSGREKDCLPQVGQWNMMNKRMVNGGVVSNWICINFARNVQDSVAHSFCHELAQMCTTSGMAFNPQPVLPVLSGRPDQVERVLKARFHDVMTKLQPHNKKELDLLIVILPDNNGSLYGDLKRICETDLGIVSQCCLQKHVYRMSKQYLANVSLKINVKVGGRNTVLVDAISRRIPLVSDAPTIIFGADVTHPHPGEDSSPSIAAVVASQDWPEVTKYAGLVCAQAHRQELIQDLYKTWHDPQRGTMHGGMIKELLISFRKATGQKPQRIIFYRDGVSEGQFYQVLLYELDAIRKACASLEPNYQPTVTFVVVQKRHHTRLFANNHHDKHSVDRSGNILPGTVVDSKICHPTEFDFYLCSHAGIQGTSRPAHYHVLWDENKFSADALQSLTNNLCYTYARCTRSVSIVPPAYYAHLAAFRARFYMEPETSDSGSMTSSAVTGRGGGAGARATRVPGANAAVRPLPQLRENVKRVMFYC from the exons ATGGCAAGAAAGAGGCGAACCGAACTTCCTGGCGGTGAGAGCTCGGAGTCTCAAGAAGGTGCAGGGCGTGGTGGTGCTCAGAACCCACCTGCTCAACAACAACCACAGCCACAGCTACAACAGACACAACAGCAAGGGGGATATCAAGGTGGGGGAAGAGGCTGGGCACCCCAACGTGGGGCCTACGGTGGCCGTGGCGGTGGCAGAACAGCTCCTCAGCAGTATTATGGTGGACCTCCTGACTATCAGCAGGGTCAGGGCCGTGGTGGACAGCAGTATGGTGGTGGTCAGCAACATGGCCGAGGAGGTGCGTCCCGCCGAGGTGCATTTGTAGGTGGCCGAGAGGCGCCTTCTGCTGGTGGTCCATCTCGTCCACCAGCGCCCGAGCTGCACCAAGCTACTCAATCACCACATCAAGCTGTGATGACTAAGCCTGCTTCTTATGGGAGGCCTGTTGAGACATTTCCAGGGGCAAGCTCCTCTACACAGGCACCTGATCCTCCGCAAGTTTCGGAAGTAACTGAACAGATCCAGGATCTCTCTATCCAGCAAGAGGTGGCTCCCGGACGAGATATGCAACCAGCTTCAAGCAAATCTCTGAGATTTCCGATGAGACCTGGCAAAGGTAACTATGGGACAAGGTGTGTGGTGAAAGCCAATCATTTCTTTGCGGAGCTTCCAGACAAGGATTTGCATCAATATGAC GTCTCAATAACTCCTGAAGTTACATCCCGTGGAGTTAATCGTGCTGTGATGAAGCAGTTAGTTACCTCATATCAGGAATCACATCTGGGTCGTAGGCTTCCTGCCTATGATGGAAGAAAGAGCCTGTATACTGCTGGACCATTACCTTTTGTTTCTAAAGAATTCAAAATAACACTTCTGGATGAAGAAGATGCTCCCGGTGGCGCCAG GCGAGAACGAGAATTCAAGGTGGTCATCAAGTTTGCTGCGCGAGCTGACTTGCACCATCTAGGAATGTTTTTACAGGGTAGACAAGCTGATGCACCGCAAGAGGCTCTTCAAGTTTTGGACATTGTTCTTCGTGAACTTCCTACTAGTtc GTATACCCCGGTTGGACGTTCTTTCTATGACCCTAGGTTAGGCCAAAGACAACCTCTGGGTGAAGGACTTGAAAGTTGGCGTGGATTTTACCAGAGCATTCGTCCTACTCAGATGGGCCTATCACTGAACATCG ATATGTCATCCACTGCATTTATCGAGCCACTCCCagttattgattttgttgcGCAGCTTCTGAATAGGGACGTATCAGCTAGACCATTGTCTGATGCTGACCGTGTGAAG ATCAAGAAAGCCCTTAGAGGAGTAAAGGTGGAGGTTACTCATCGTGGAAACATGCGAAGGAAATACCGTATCTCTGGTTTGACATCACAGGCAACACGTGAGCTAAC ATTTCCGGTGGATGAAAGGGGTACAATGAAATCTGTGGTGGAATACTTCCAAGAGACCTACGGATTCGTCATTCAGCACACGCAATGGCCTTGTCTCCAAGTAGGAAATACCCAGAGGCCAAACTACTTGCCCATGGAG GTATGCAAGATAGTTCAGGGCCAGAGATACTCCAAGAGGTTAAATGAGAGACAGATCACTGCACTACTTAAAGTGACATGCCAGCGTCCTCAGGATAGAGAAAAGGACATTCTTCAG ACTGTTAAACACAACGCCTATGCTAATGACCCTTATGCAAAAGAGTTTGGAATCAACATTAGTAACACGTTGGCACAGGTTGAGGCTCGTGTCCTACCTGCACCCTGg CTCAAATATCATGATTCTGGTAGGGAGAAGGACTGTCTTCCTCAAGTTGGGCAGTGGAATATGATGAATAAG AGGATGGTTAATGGCGGTGTTGTTAGCAATTGGATCTGCATCAACTTTGCCCGAAATGTTCAAGACAGTGTGGCACATAGCTTCTGTCATGAGCTTGCGCAGATGTGCACCACTTCTGGCATG gCATTTAATCCTCAACCTGTCCTACCTGTCTTGAGTGGTCGCCCTGATCAGGTGGAAAGAGTTTTGAAAGCTAGGTTTCATGATGTGATGACTAAACTGCAGCCACACAATAAGAAGGAGCTTGACTTACTAATTGTTATATTACCCGACAATAATGGCTCTCTATACG GTGATCTAAAGCGTATATGTGAGACAGATCTGGGTATTGTCTCTCAATGTTGTCTACAGAAGCATGTTTACAGGATGAGCAAACAATATCTTGCCAATGTTTCTCTTAAGATAAATGTCAAAGTTGGTGGTAGGAACACTGTTCTGGTTGATGCAATTTCCAGGCGTATACCGCTTGTGAGCGACGCCCctacaattatttttggtgCGGATGTTACACATCCACATCCCGGCGAGGATTCTAGCCCATCAATTGCTGCT GTTGTGGCTTCTCAAGATTGGCCTGAGGTCACAAAATATGCTGGCTTGGTTTGTGCACAAGCCCATAGGCAGGAGCTAATTCAGGACCTGTACAAAACTTGGCACGACCCACAAAGAGGGACTATGCACGGTGGCATGATAAA GGAACTGCTTATTTCATTCCGCAAAGCAACAGGCCAGAAACCTCAGCGTATAATCTTCTATAG GGATGGAGTAAGTGAGGGACAGTTCTATCAAGTTCTGCTTTACGAACTTGATGCCATACGTAAG GCATGCGCGTCTCTGGAGCCAAACTATCAGCCTACTGTTACCTTTGTGGTGGTTCAAAAACGTCATCACACTCGTCTCTTTGCTAATAACCATCACGACAAGCATTCAGTTGACAGAAGTGGCAATATTTTGCCTG GTACTGTTGTTGATTCCAAGATCTGCCATCCCACTGAATTCGACTTCTACCTTTGCAGTCATGCTGGGATTCAG GGAACGAGCCGTCCTGCCCACTACCATGTCTTGTGGGATGAGAATAAGTTTTCAGCCGATGCTCTACAGTCTCTTACTAATAACCTTTGCTACAC ATATGCAAGATGTACTAGATCTGTTTCAATCG TACCTCCTGCATACTATGCCCATTTGGCTGCTTTCCGTGCTCGTTTCTACATGGAGCCTGAAACGTCGGACAGTGGTTCTATGACGAGTAGTGC